TCGAACTTGCCGAGGACGCCCAGATAGTCCTTCTTCGTCGAGGAGGCGAGCTTGGTGTATTCGGGCGACCGCCGGTATTCCTCGACGATGGCGCCCACGGTTCTTGGTTCGTAACGGCGCTCTGGATAGCGGTATTCTCTCACTTCACCGCTTGCCAGGCGCCGCCTTACGATTTTCTCGCGCGGCATGACTTGCCCTTTCGAATGCCTGATCGGGATCGGCGAAACGCCGACCGCGGGGAGTGTATACCCGGTCGAATGTCTCTCTCAGGGTGCGGATCGCCTGTTCCAGATCGGCCACCCGGCGGCGGAGAAAGGCCAGTTCGCGTTCCTGGGCGTTCACCGGTCCGCCTCCCGCTTTTGCCGCTCCCTGCGGCCAGTCCGTTGAAAGGGCATGTCAGGAATCGTGACGAAGGATGCAGGCCGCGACCGCGTCGCGGTGCCTGCCATGGGTGACGTCCATCAGGGCCCAGGTGCCGGACCTGCTGGCGAGCTGGTCCGCGAGGCTGCTGAAATCGAGTGCCCCCAGCAGTGCCAGCAGGACCGCCCGCTCGCCGGAGGACAGGACGCCGAACAGCTGCTCTGCCCCCCGCCACACACCGCCGTCGGTCCGACTGTTGTGGGCGATCGCCGCCGCGGTGAGCATCGCCCAGCACGAGCAGCCGGCAATGAGGTCCGCCGGCAGTCCGAGGCGGCGGACCAGATCGCCGCCCGGTCCCGCGAGGAAATCCGACAGAGTCATGTTCATGGCAGTTCCTCCCGCGCCAGTTCGGCGCAGTCGCGGTGGTAGCGCGCGGCGGACAGCAGACGCTGACGACGGAAGGGGAGGCTGGTGTTCCCCGCCTCCCGCTCGGCCCGGCCGGCTTCCTCCAGATGCCACTGGACGAGATCGGCGACGATCACTGTCTCCTGCCCTGCGCCGGTCATTTCAGTTCTTCAGCGGGCTGACCACGAAGCCGCGCCCGTATGGCCGCCGCGCCTCGCCCAGGAACTCCAGCACCGCTGCCGGCGCTGTGTAGGTTTGCAGGAACAGCCGCACCATCGCCGTGAGCGGCAGATCGGTGGCGTGGAACCGCTCATGCACCGCGCTGATCAGAACGTCGCGGTTCGCGTAGCCCTCCAGCTCGGCAATGTGATCGAGCAACAGCCAGGACGTCACGTCCAGTCGCATGGACGTCCGGTGCGAGGTCCGGCGGTTGGCGATCACCACGTTGTAGGTGACCAGCGGCGTCGCGCCGTCCTTGGGCAGTGCCGGCGCCATGTGGCGCAGCGTGCGCTCCATCTTCCCGGACAGATCGCCGAAGCTTCGGTCCATCGGCACGTTCTGCGGCCCGTCCCTGCGTTGCAGCGGGGCTTTGATCGCTCCCTTCATCGGTCGCTCTCCACAACACCTGCATCCAAGGGTGCTGGCGTTCACGCCATACCCTGTATTAGGATGGTCGGTATACCGTGATTTCGTCAATGGCAAAAATCACGGTAAAGCGATCATTCTGGAGCCTCGCCTGTGTGCCGCTCGGCGGGGTTCACCTACGCCGCCGGTCGCAATCGCGCAACCTTCGGAAATGGTTCGAGAAAGGATGCACCTTTTTCTTTTGCTTGGCCTGGGTGGTGCCATAGGATGCCGCGGCCTCGCGCCTTCCCATCCAGGTAGGCGGAGGCAGGGAGACGCCATCTCCCCACCCACGCGGCTGCCAACCGCATCGATGAGCCGTGCTGAGCCAGGGCGCACAC
The sequence above is drawn from the Azospirillum lipoferum 4B genome and encodes:
- a CDS encoding ribbon-helix-helix domain-containing protein, yielding MDRSFGDLSGKMERTLRHMAPALPKDGATPLVTYNVVIANRRTSHRTSMRLDVTSWLLLDHIAELEGYANRDVLISAVHERFHATDLPLTAMVRLFLQTYTAPAAVLEFLGEARRPYGRGFVVSPLKN